A stretch of the Orcinus orca chromosome 1, mOrcOrc1.1, whole genome shotgun sequence genome encodes the following:
- the LOC101269504 gene encoding RAD52 motif-containing protein 1-like isoform X3 — MVQLVPFAVPIEGDKTLLVWELSSGPTPEALHLKHSLFTVFSQFGLLYSVRLFPNAAVGGPGSSAIIKFYSARDAHRAQKPCDQKQLFHTSPVKVRLGTRHTAVHHKMLAVNNSRCQELANYIFVFHEWSKRIIKVS, encoded by the exons ATGGTGCAGTTGGTACCTTTTGCGGTTCCCATCGAGGGTGACAAAACCTTGCTGGTGTGGGAGCTGAGCTCTGGACCCACCCCCGAGGCTTTGCA CCTAAAGCATTCTCTGTTTACAGTCTTCTCTCAGTTTGGCCTTCTGTATTCGGTCCGACTCTTCCCAAACGCAGCAGTGGGAGGTCCTGGGTCCTCTGCCATCATCAAGTTTTACTCAGCAAGGGATGCCCACAGAGCCCAAAAGCCATGCGACCAGAAGCAGCTTTTTCACACATCTCCAGTGAAG GTTCGTCTCGGCACCAGACATACGGCGGTTCATCATAAAATGCTTGCCGTAAACAACTCCAGATGCCAAGAATTGGcaaattacatttttgttttccatgAGTGGTCAAAAAGGATCATCAAG GTCAGCTAA
- the LOC101269504 gene encoding RAD52 motif-containing protein 1-like isoform X1, with amino-acid sequence MVQLVPFAVPIEGDKTLLVWELSSGPTPEALHLKHSLFTVFSQFGLLYSVRLFPNAAVGGPGSSAIIKFYSARDAHRAQKPCDQKQLFHTSPVKVRLGTRHTAVHHKMLAVNNSRCQELANYIFVFHEWSKRIIKLQDLSNLEERENEDIVTPLQKQSLKFFCALEVGLPSHECRSPWVGMAEESLDKLVEGSLLLFMKRKITQKLAIQKAMTDAFQRLLIVLLESGKTAVAYRPCEDVTDARTEEEVQDLIQVS; translated from the exons ATGGTGCAGTTGGTACCTTTTGCGGTTCCCATCGAGGGTGACAAAACCTTGCTGGTGTGGGAGCTGAGCTCTGGACCCACCCCCGAGGCTTTGCA CCTAAAGCATTCTCTGTTTACAGTCTTCTCTCAGTTTGGCCTTCTGTATTCGGTCCGACTCTTCCCAAACGCAGCAGTGGGAGGTCCTGGGTCCTCTGCCATCATCAAGTTTTACTCAGCAAGGGATGCCCACAGAGCCCAAAAGCCATGCGACCAGAAGCAGCTTTTTCACACATCTCCAGTGAAG GTTCGTCTCGGCACCAGACATACGGCGGTTCATCATAAAATGCTTGCCGTAAACAACTCCAGATGCCAAGAATTGGcaaattacatttttgttttccatgAGTGGTCAAAAAGGATCATCAAG CTTCAGGATCTTTCTAAccttgaagaaagggaaaatgaagatATTGTGACACCACTTCAGAAGCAAAGCCTGAAGTTCTTCTGTGCTTTAGAGGTGGGGTTGCCCTCCCACGAGTGCAGGAGTCCCTGGGTTGGCATGGCTGAGGAATCTTTGGATAAGTTGGTGGAAG GGTCATTATTGTTGTTTATGAAAAGGAAGATAACCCAGAAGCTTGCTATTCAGAAAGCTATGACAGATGCATTTCAGAGATTACTGATTGTGCTTTTAG AAAGTGGTAAAACGGCTGTGGCATATAGACCCTGTGAAGATGTCACAGATGCTAGAACCGAAGAGGAAGTACAGGATTTAATTCAA GTCAGCTAA
- the LOC101269504 gene encoding RAD52 motif-containing protein 1-like isoform X2, with protein sequence MVQLVPFAVPIEGDKTLLVWELSSGPTPEALHLKHSLFTVFSQFGLLYSVRLFPNAAVGGPGSSAIIKFYSARDAHRAQKPCDQKQLFHTSPVKVRLGTRHTAVHHKMLAVNNSRCQELANYIFVFHEWSKRIIKLQDLSNLEERENEDIVTPLQKQSLKFFCALEVGLPSHECRSPWVGMAEESLDKLVEESGKTAVAYRPCEDVTDARTEEEVQDLIQVS encoded by the exons ATGGTGCAGTTGGTACCTTTTGCGGTTCCCATCGAGGGTGACAAAACCTTGCTGGTGTGGGAGCTGAGCTCTGGACCCACCCCCGAGGCTTTGCA CCTAAAGCATTCTCTGTTTACAGTCTTCTCTCAGTTTGGCCTTCTGTATTCGGTCCGACTCTTCCCAAACGCAGCAGTGGGAGGTCCTGGGTCCTCTGCCATCATCAAGTTTTACTCAGCAAGGGATGCCCACAGAGCCCAAAAGCCATGCGACCAGAAGCAGCTTTTTCACACATCTCCAGTGAAG GTTCGTCTCGGCACCAGACATACGGCGGTTCATCATAAAATGCTTGCCGTAAACAACTCCAGATGCCAAGAATTGGcaaattacatttttgttttccatgAGTGGTCAAAAAGGATCATCAAG CTTCAGGATCTTTCTAAccttgaagaaagggaaaatgaagatATTGTGACACCACTTCAGAAGCAAAGCCTGAAGTTCTTCTGTGCTTTAGAGGTGGGGTTGCCCTCCCACGAGTGCAGGAGTCCCTGGGTTGGCATGGCTGAGGAATCTTTGGATAAGTTGGTGGAAG AAAGTGGTAAAACGGCTGTGGCATATAGACCCTGTGAAGATGTCACAGATGCTAGAACCGAAGAGGAAGTACAGGATTTAATTCAA GTCAGCTAA